The following proteins are co-located in the Pedobacter sp. FW305-3-2-15-E-R2A2 genome:
- a CDS encoding class I fructose-bisphosphate aldolase, translated as MNFEKIVELAGTKEDLFSHTCQTIPKEKLHLPGPDFTDRIFSQSNRNIQTLRSLESIYKSGRLSGTGYLSILPVDQGVEHSAGASFCTNPMYFDPENIVKLAIEGGCNAVASTIGALGIVARKYAHKIPFIVKLNHNELLSYPNKYDQIPFGSVQEAWNLGAVAIGATIYFGSAESSRQIVAVSQAFEQAHQLGMATVLWCYLRNEHFVQDDVDYHTAADLTGQANYLGVSIQADIIKQKLPENNGGYKALCKYGANYGKYKEEMYSKLTTIHPIDLCRYQVLNCYLGRAGLINSGGPSTGMQDLSAAVRTAVINKRAGGMGMIAGRKAFQKPFEEGIQLINAIQDVYLEKQVDIA; from the coding sequence ATGAATTTTGAAAAAATAGTGGAACTTGCGGGAACAAAAGAAGACCTTTTCTCTCATACCTGTCAGACCATTCCAAAAGAAAAACTACACCTTCCAGGCCCGGACTTTACGGACCGGATATTTAGTCAGTCGAACCGGAATATACAGACCCTTCGCAGCCTGGAGAGCATTTACAAATCAGGCAGGCTTTCCGGAACTGGTTACCTTTCTATTTTACCGGTCGACCAGGGCGTTGAACATAGCGCAGGTGCATCTTTCTGTACGAATCCTATGTATTTTGATCCTGAAAATATTGTTAAACTCGCCATTGAGGGCGGTTGTAATGCGGTGGCAAGTACGATCGGAGCCTTAGGTATAGTGGCCAGAAAGTATGCTCATAAAATACCATTCATTGTAAAACTGAATCACAATGAATTACTCAGTTATCCCAATAAGTACGATCAGATCCCATTTGGCTCTGTGCAGGAGGCCTGGAATCTTGGCGCCGTTGCCATCGGTGCCACCATCTACTTTGGCTCGGCAGAATCCAGCCGACAAATTGTTGCGGTTTCGCAGGCCTTTGAACAGGCACATCAGCTCGGAATGGCTACGGTTTTATGGTGTTATCTCCGCAATGAACACTTCGTTCAGGACGACGTAGATTACCATACTGCTGCCGATCTTACCGGTCAGGCCAACTACCTTGGCGTAAGCATTCAGGCCGACATCATTAAGCAAAAGCTTCCTGAAAATAACGGGGGTTATAAAGCCTTATGTAAATATGGAGCAAATTATGGTAAGTATAAAGAGGAAATGTACAGCAAATTAACCACCATTCATCCGATTGACCTTTGCCGGTACCAGGTATTGAATTGCTACCTGGGACGGGCCGGACTTATCAATTCCGGGGGGCCATCTACCGGAATGCAGGACCTGAGCGCCGCAGTCCGCACTGCAGTCATTAATAAACGCGCAGGTGGCATGGGAATGATCGCCGGAAGAAAAGCTTTTCAGAAACCTTTTGAAGAAGGAATTCAGCTCATTAATGCCATTCAGGATGTTTATTTGGAAAAACAGGTTGATATTGCCTGA
- a CDS encoding NAD(P)-binding domain-containing protein, whose protein sequence is MMKANNNNNLSVSLIGLGSMGSALAGTLIDKGFKITIWNRDLNKAQPLIHKGAELASSAAEAIAASPVTIMCVSNYNVSTVILAQEGVTEALENKTFIQLSTGTPKEARDMEALISSKGVAYLDGSILAWPSHISGEETTILVSGKKPVFENIEPIMKALAGNLIPMGEAIGGASSLFAAVLAYLAGQWIGFCHGALICETEGLDVEGFGALMNKLSPVLGAELEHMGKVIAHDEFYKPKSQTFHFPPSTFMVML, encoded by the coding sequence ATGATGAAAGCAAATAACAACAACAATTTAAGCGTCTCGCTGATCGGTCTTGGTTCCATGGGTTCGGCGCTGGCCGGAACACTGATCGATAAAGGATTTAAAATAACCATATGGAACCGTGACCTTAATAAAGCGCAGCCACTGATTCATAAAGGAGCCGAATTGGCAAGTTCTGCTGCCGAAGCAATTGCCGCAAGTCCGGTAACGATCATGTGTGTGTCGAACTATAATGTATCAACTGTCATATTAGCACAAGAGGGGGTAACAGAGGCATTGGAAAATAAAACCTTTATTCAGCTGAGTACCGGAACCCCAAAAGAAGCCCGTGATATGGAAGCACTGATCAGCTCAAAAGGAGTGGCTTATCTGGATGGTAGTATTTTAGCCTGGCCAAGCCATATTAGCGGAGAAGAGACTACCATATTGGTGTCTGGGAAGAAGCCGGTTTTTGAAAACATTGAGCCGATCATGAAAGCGCTGGCAGGCAATCTTATACCTATGGGCGAAGCCATAGGAGGTGCATCCTCATTATTCGCTGCAGTGTTGGCCTATCTTGCGGGGCAGTGGATTGGCTTCTGTCATGGGGCATTGATCTGCGAAACAGAGGGTTTAGATGTGGAAGGTTTTGGTGCGCTGATGAACAAGCTGTCGCCGGTTTTGGGTGCAGAATTAGAACACATGGGAAAAGTGATTGCCCATGATGAATTTTACAAGCCTAAAAGCCAGACTTTCCATTTTCCACCCAGCACCTTCATGGTAATGCTTTGA
- the ligD gene encoding DNA ligase D, which yields MSLTEYKKKRSFKKTPEPEGGEGTGKELRFVIQKHDATHLHYDFRLEMDGVLKSWAVPKGPSADPEIKRLAMMVEDHPYDYRNFEGIIPEEEYGGGTVIVWDEGSYTPFEPESDDLQQQEKQLLSQLKAGKLKVILKGKKLKGAYALVKAYGRGDNGWLLMKLKDKYAQDSDILLKDKSVISGKTIAQMEKKADHKPNKKAEKVTRVLEKQGKVIAAVGTRLKGLLKKAVKKAFYDQVKPMLATLVSEPFDEPGWVYEIKWDGYRAIAFMNKGKVTFKSRNDKSYNQKYYPIYEKLNALKINAIIDGEVVVVNKKGDANFGALQNWHSEADGELLYYVFDILWYNGYDLSHLPLLDRKAILAELIPDQSPILLSKAFETSGIEFLNAAKRIGLEGIMAKRADSIYHTGNRTNDWLKIKASKGQEVVIGGFTKITGSPKPFSSLLVGLFKNGKFIYTGKIGTGFSLNTQKELLTQFEPLITDKPPFSEEPDVNKPNRFRFNSPQAKATWLKPELICEVNFAEMTTDGLMRHPSFKGIRGDKKAKEVVLETAAETDKIVPKSINPKDMLITEAEETQVKKINGQELTFTNPDKIYWPVEKISKGDLINYYDQISGFILPYLKDRPQSLNRYPNGITGQNFYQKDVTGKVPDWIKTYLYHAEGDDTDKHFLVGKDKATLLYMANLGCIEIHPWSSTIKKPDHPTWCILDLDPDKQPFDQTIEVAQVAKAILDDMGVPGYCKTSGSTGLHIYIPLGNKYTYDQSKEFARIIVTLVNRELPKTTSMERGVADRKGKIYLDFLQNRPQATIAAPYSLRPKPGATVSMPLHWDEVKKGLQMKDFNIYNAVSRANEMGDLFKPVLGKGINLAAVIKKNR from the coding sequence ATGAGTCTTACTGAATATAAAAAGAAACGTTCCTTTAAGAAAACACCTGAGCCCGAAGGGGGAGAGGGAACAGGAAAGGAATTGCGTTTTGTGATTCAGAAACATGATGCTACTCATTTGCATTATGATTTTCGTTTGGAAATGGATGGGGTACTAAAAAGCTGGGCAGTTCCAAAGGGGCCATCTGCCGATCCTGAAATTAAACGCTTGGCCATGATGGTGGAAGATCATCCCTACGATTACCGGAATTTTGAAGGAATCATTCCTGAGGAGGAATATGGAGGAGGTACGGTAATCGTATGGGACGAGGGAAGTTACACGCCCTTCGAGCCCGAATCTGATGATTTACAGCAGCAGGAAAAACAGTTGTTAAGTCAGTTAAAGGCTGGGAAGCTTAAAGTCATTTTGAAGGGTAAGAAACTCAAAGGAGCCTATGCATTGGTCAAAGCTTATGGCAGGGGAGATAACGGCTGGTTGCTCATGAAACTGAAAGATAAGTACGCACAGGACAGTGACATCCTTTTAAAAGATAAATCTGTTATTTCCGGGAAAACGATTGCACAAATGGAAAAGAAGGCTGATCATAAACCCAATAAAAAGGCCGAAAAAGTAACCAGAGTGCTGGAAAAGCAAGGTAAAGTTATCGCAGCTGTCGGTACCAGGTTGAAGGGCCTGCTAAAAAAAGCGGTAAAAAAAGCTTTTTATGATCAGGTTAAGCCTATGCTGGCGACCCTGGTTAGCGAGCCTTTTGATGAGCCTGGCTGGGTATACGAGATCAAGTGGGATGGCTATCGCGCAATTGCCTTTATGAATAAGGGAAAGGTGACATTCAAATCCCGTAATGATAAATCCTATAACCAGAAATATTATCCCATCTACGAGAAATTGAATGCATTGAAAATAAATGCAATTATAGATGGGGAAGTTGTAGTGGTAAATAAAAAGGGAGACGCTAATTTTGGGGCCTTACAAAACTGGCATAGCGAAGCCGACGGAGAACTGCTGTACTATGTTTTCGATATCCTTTGGTACAATGGCTATGACCTCAGCCATTTGCCCTTGCTTGATCGAAAAGCAATTCTTGCTGAGCTCATTCCCGATCAATCTCCCATCCTGCTCAGCAAAGCTTTTGAAACGTCCGGGATTGAATTTCTAAATGCCGCAAAACGCATTGGTTTGGAAGGAATCATGGCAAAGCGGGCCGACAGTATTTACCATACCGGGAACCGAACAAATGACTGGTTAAAAATTAAGGCCAGCAAAGGTCAGGAAGTCGTAATTGGTGGTTTTACCAAAATTACAGGGAGCCCAAAACCTTTTAGTTCGCTGCTGGTAGGCCTGTTCAAAAATGGAAAATTTATATATACCGGAAAGATCGGGACAGGCTTTAGTTTGAATACTCAAAAAGAACTCCTTACTCAGTTCGAGCCGCTGATTACAGATAAACCCCCATTTTCTGAAGAACCAGATGTCAATAAACCCAATAGGTTTCGGTTCAATTCCCCTCAGGCGAAAGCGACCTGGCTAAAGCCCGAATTGATCTGCGAGGTGAATTTTGCAGAAATGACTACAGACGGACTAATGAGACATCCTTCGTTTAAAGGGATCAGGGGGGATAAAAAAGCAAAAGAAGTCGTGCTGGAAACGGCAGCTGAAACCGATAAAATTGTTCCTAAATCAATTAATCCTAAAGACATGTTAATTACAGAAGCTGAAGAAACACAGGTGAAAAAGATAAATGGACAGGAGTTAACATTCACCAATCCGGACAAAATATACTGGCCGGTTGAAAAAATAAGCAAAGGCGACCTGATCAATTATTACGATCAGATCTCCGGCTTTATCTTGCCTTATCTGAAAGACCGTCCACAGTCTTTAAACCGGTACCCGAATGGGATTACAGGTCAGAATTTTTACCAGAAAGATGTGACCGGAAAAGTGCCAGACTGGATTAAAACGTATCTATATCATGCTGAGGGGGATGATACTGATAAACATTTTCTGGTTGGAAAGGATAAAGCTACCTTATTATACATGGCCAATCTGGGGTGTATAGAAATACATCCATGGAGCAGCACGATTAAAAAACCAGACCATCCAACCTGGTGCATTCTCGACCTGGATCCGGATAAACAACCCTTTGATCAAACGATTGAGGTAGCACAGGTAGCCAAAGCTATTTTGGATGACATGGGTGTTCCAGGTTATTGTAAAACGAGTGGATCTACAGGTTTGCACATTTACATCCCCCTGGGAAATAAATACACTTACGATCAGAGTAAGGAGTTTGCCAGAATTATCGTCACCCTTGTTAACCGTGAGCTGCCAAAAACGACGAGCATGGAACGGGGAGTGGCTGATCGCAAAGGGAAGATCTATTTGGATTTCCTGCAAAACAGGCCGCAGGCTACCATTGCAGCCCCTTATTCCTTACGTCCTAAGCCTGGAGCTACCGTTTCGATGCCCTTGCATTGGGATGAGGTAAAAAAAGGCCTGCAAATGAAGGACTTTAATATTTATAATGCGGTCTCCAGAGCAAACGAAATGGGAGACCTGTTCAAACCAGTGCTTGGCAAAGGGATCAATCTTGCTGCCGTTATTAAAAAAAACCGCTAA
- a CDS encoding MBL fold metallo-hydrolase, protein MNEVILQSLGAAETVTGSKHLLKTPELNILIDCGLFQGIKYLREKNWESLNIEASAIDLIVLTHAHLDHCGYIPLLVKKGFKGRIYMTAPTSELCELILLDSAKLQEEDAEKANRYHYTKHKPAKPLYTIEEAKASFKHFVIVDCDVRVDLSDHLHFRFKTCGHILGACSVALSCYGKTIVFSGDIGRNQSALLPKPDFFTNADYIVMESTYGDRLHGDADVYQALADLINETVSRGGNVLIPSFAVGRAQELIYMLGLLKEQHKIPFHLPVILDTPMGASATKIFTRYADEYSTISKETYLKISNRVTINEEYAGTLQTIRDKRSKIVIAASGMLSGGRVLEYLKHYLTNASNAILIIGFQAEGTRGRALLNHSHELKIHGRYYGVKANVAEILGLSAHADQAELMDWIRKYVPAPKQIMLVHGEPSAQEALRVKIQTELQIPVKIMKRNQDVLLFTV, encoded by the coding sequence ATGAACGAAGTCATCTTACAATCGCTTGGTGCTGCAGAGACCGTAACAGGATCAAAACACTTGTTGAAAACACCTGAGCTAAATATCCTGATCGATTGTGGTCTGTTTCAGGGCATCAAATACTTACGTGAAAAGAATTGGGAATCCCTGAATATAGAGGCATCAGCGATTGACCTGATTGTTTTAACGCATGCACATCTGGACCATTGTGGTTACATTCCGCTACTGGTGAAGAAAGGATTTAAGGGACGTATTTACATGACTGCGCCAACGAGCGAGCTCTGTGAGCTGATTCTGCTGGATAGTGCAAAGCTACAGGAAGAGGATGCAGAAAAAGCAAACAGATACCACTATACGAAACATAAACCAGCAAAGCCACTATATACCATTGAAGAAGCAAAGGCTTCTTTTAAACATTTCGTAATTGTAGATTGTGATGTTAGGGTTGATTTAAGTGATCACCTTCATTTTCGTTTCAAAACCTGTGGACATATCCTTGGTGCCTGTTCGGTAGCGCTTTCCTGTTATGGGAAGACCATTGTTTTCTCCGGAGATATTGGTAGAAATCAAAGCGCCTTACTTCCAAAGCCTGATTTTTTTACCAATGCTGATTACATTGTAATGGAATCTACGTATGGCGACAGGCTTCATGGCGATGCTGATGTTTATCAGGCGCTGGCCGATCTGATCAACGAAACGGTATCCCGTGGTGGAAATGTGCTGATCCCCAGCTTTGCTGTGGGAAGGGCACAGGAACTTATATATATGCTGGGATTGTTAAAGGAGCAGCATAAAATCCCTTTTCATCTGCCGGTCATCCTGGATACCCCAATGGGGGCCTCGGCAACAAAGATTTTTACCCGTTATGCCGATGAATACTCCACGATCAGTAAAGAAACCTATCTGAAGATAAGTAATCGCGTTACGATCAATGAAGAATATGCAGGTACACTTCAAACCATCAGGGATAAAAGAAGCAAAATTGTTATCGCCGCCAGTGGCATGTTATCGGGAGGACGCGTGTTAGAATACCTTAAACATTACCTCACAAACGCCTCTAATGCCATTTTGATCATTGGCTTCCAGGCAGAGGGAACACGGGGAAGGGCTTTGCTAAACCATTCACATGAGCTCAAAATCCATGGGAGGTATTATGGTGTGAAAGCCAATGTTGCTGAGATTCTGGGGCTTTCTGCTCATGCTGATCAGGCCGAACTGATGGACTGGATCAGGAAATACGTTCCGGCTCCCAAGCAAATTATGCTCGTTCATGGAGAGCCTTCAGCCCAGGAAGCATTACGGGTTAAAATACAAACTGAACTACAAATTCCGGTAAAAATTATGAAACGCAATCAGGATGTACTTTTATTTACCGTATGA